The genomic interval CGGGCGAAGAAGGCCGATGCTTTTTTTAGGATCGACACATCCTCGCGCAACCGCTGGTTCTCACGCTCCAGCTGGCGGATGCGTTCCTGCTCGGCCGTCAGCGGCTTGCCGATGCCCGGCTGACCGGCCTGCTCGGCGTCGTACTGCGCCAGCCAGCGGCGCACCGCGCTGTTGACCAGGTCCAGGTCACGGCAGACCTGGCCGACGCCCAGGCCTTGGTCGCGGATCATCTGCACGACCTGCAGCTTGAAGGGGCTATCGAAAGTTCTACGGATGCGGGGTGTCATGTCTTCAGGTTCCTCAGGGGGATGGATGATCCCCTATCGAGGTGTCCACTTCGATTGGACCAGGACAGGCTGGAAGATTCGCCATTTGTGGGAGGCCCGCCCCCGGGCCGAATGGGTGCCACGACGATTCGCGGCGAGGGCGCCGCTCCCACTACCCTGGTAAAACTCCGAACAACTCCTCGCACCGGCTAGACTCACCCCTGTCCAGACAACCACCGGAGCCGGGAAACCTGTTTTCCGAC from Immundisolibacter sp. carries:
- a CDS encoding transposase; this encodes MTPRIRRTFDSPFKLQVVQMIRDQGLGVGQVCRDLDLVNSAVRRWLAQYDAEQAGQPGIGKPLTAEQERIRQLERENQRLREDVSILKKASAFFAR